Below is a window of Jonesiaceae bacterium BS-20 DNA.
CGGCATCGAGAACGTTGTATGCAGCGGGCGGGCCCACCAAGTAGGGGTGTGGTCCGGGCGTGCCCAAGCCTACGTAGTCCGAGGTGACCGCAGCCCAGCCCAGGTCGGCCATCTGTTCGGTTGCTGCCGTGGCGCCGCCATCAAGAGGCTTGGGAGCAAGCGAGGGGGCGCAAGCGGGGACAATGCCCGTGGTGCCGTGGGCAATGGCCAAGATGGGTTGCCCCTGCACAGCCTCTTCCGGGTTGACCACAACCGTGCCGCTGGCAACGGTGATCTCACCCCGGTCAGACGTGGTGGTGTACAGGATTCGCCACCCGGTTAGCCCCTCAGCAAGCCCACTGCCACCTGCCCGGTCAGCCAGGGGCTCATACTTGATGAGTTGCCCTGCAGTTGCCGGTAGGGAGCCTGAAACTTGATAGAAATCGTCGGGCTCGGTCTTGGTATCGCCGGACAACAGGATCCCGGTGACCAGCACTAATGCGGCGCCGCTGAGAATGCCAAAGCTACCCCACAGGACAGCGCCGGAACCTGAATTGTGTCCCGCCACGGGCCTGAGCTCCGCAGCCAGGGAGAGCTTTTGTGCGCGGTAGCACCGGCGCGCAAAAATAAGCGAACGCACCGCCTGAACAAGGAACCACAGTCCAAAAATAAGCTCAACTAGGCCAACAAAAAGAAGGGGCCAAACGTAAACCAGGACCGCGAACAAAAGCGAGGTGAATCCCAAAAATAAGCCACCGGCGCGACCCAACTTGCCCGGCAACGGCTGATCAAACTTGGCTCGTACAACGGGTACTATCCGGGAAATCCCATTGAATACCAGCGACGCCAACATGAAAATGGCCGCCCATATTGAAGCTTGGGTGGGGAACATCCACAGCGCGAGTCCGTATGAGCCAAGAAAGACGGAGATGGTGGCTAGCAAATAGGAAGGCTGTTGGACCACCACTTTGGCAGTGGTTAGAAGACTAACTAGCACCAGCCCCGCGCCGGCCAAAGCAATAAACCAACCTTGGTGCAGGAACGGGTGGAACGCCAAGTAGGTGCCAAGGGCACCCAACACTGGGGCAGAGGCAAGGGCAAACCAGAACCGCACGGCGGTGGGTGTTTGAGGCATCGATCAAACAATATCAGTGGGCTTTGCAATTCACCCGGCATTGCGAGATGTGCCCCACAGCGTAGACACGAGACACTGATAACCTAGAAACCTTCCGCATGGGCTGGCGTAAGTGTTATCTTTGAGCGCAATGCCGCTTACGGGACGCTTTAGCGCGAGAACCTGTCAATACTCTGTAAGCGTGTACTTGGAACGAGTGTTGAGCGCTTCATAGGGGAATGGTGTGTTTTTAAACGTCGGGGGGCGCTGTGAGTGATGTCCTAAGGGAGCAGACAAGTCTCCAGCAGCAGTGGAAACAAGACATTGCTCAAGAAGTAGCGGAACACATGGCGTGGCTCATGGGCGCAGCCCGTAATATTGCCAGCCAGAGCATTGAAGCTGAAGATCTGCTGAGCGATGCAATTACAAAACTGTTTGCTTTGGCGGAGCCCAAGCCGCCGCAGATCAGTAATGTGCGCTCCTACCTCACCACGATCATGCGTAACGCCGCGATCGATTGGTCTCGCTCTCCCCGCTCCCGGGTCGAGGCGCAAGAGACCGAGTACTTTGTGGAGTTGGCCCACGATGATGAGTTTGAGCAGGCGCAGCTGCGCTCCGCAGACCTGCATAAAGAGTTCGCGGTGGTGCGCCAGGCGTTTGCCGAGCTGCAGGAGGAAGACCGCGACCTGCTTGAGCAGGTCCTGATCCAGGGACGCAAGGCGTCCGATGCCGGTAAGGACCGGGGGTTGACCGCCGCGGCCGCGTCGGTTCGCGTGTTCCGGGCCAAGGTTGCGCTCAAGCGTCAGGTGCTGGTGCAGTTTCTGTGCCGGGGGGACCGTGAATGCGCGGAGAACGCCACCAAGATCACCGGCGAAGTGCAAGAAGAGCTTGCTGAGCAGGGTGACAAGGGCCGCGGCATGCGGCACGTGCATAGTTGTGAGCTGTGCAAGAAGAACTGGAAGCGTTTTGCGTACCTGTCCCGTGCCCTTGGTATTACCTCGGCGCTAACGGTTACGCTGCATGCCCCCAATTTCTTGGCCGCACCTGCCTCAGCCGCACCTGCCTCAGCTGCGGGGACCCCGGATTCGGATTCTAATGGTTCCGCCCCGCAAGCGAGTTCCAATGCGCTTGGGGCGGGAGCTGGGCCGTCAGGATCTGCTGGAGCCGCGACCGGTGGTGGCCAGCTAGCGGGCGGACTCGCTGCGGCCCAGGGTGCTGCGCGGTTGACCAAGTTCTTGCAGTCCAAGGCTTCACTTGTGATTGGTGTTGCCGCGCTTGTTCTGGCGGGCATTGCCGTGATTTTGCATAACGTCCTTGGGGGTGGTTCTGGCCTGACACAGACCCAGCAACAGCGCGTGCTTAGCCCCAGCGAGCAGGTGAATGCCGTGATGGAGGCGCAAGTCAGCGCGGCCGGCGGCGTTGCTGATCTGGAGGTCACGTTCAATATTTCCGATGCCTCCTGGTGGACCCTAGAGCACCTCACCTTGGTACTGCCACAGGGCGCTCAGGTGCTCAGTGTTCCCCAGGACCTAGAGTGTGCGTGGGCTGGGCAGGTGGGAACCTGCGTTACCGAGACTCCAAACTGGTCTGTGAGTCACTTCACCTTTGAGGTTCCGGCAGATTGGGCTGATGGCTCGCAATCCGCTGAAACTCAACAGTTTGCGGTGGATATCAAGGTCGCAACGGAGCGCAATATCGAGGTTGTGGGCCAGATGAAACGCTCGTTATAGAAGTTTCTTTCCTAAACGTGAAATGGATTTGAGGCTGTCTCGTCCTAGTTGTTGAGGCACAAAACGATGGTGCTTCAACCACTATTTTCTTTCTAGGGAAGGGGCACACGTGAGTCTTGGCTCATCAGTTCTGCCTGCGTCACATAGCAGTGGCGCTTTAACCTCCGGTAACCGGGGAGGGTCCTTGTTCCGCAAGGCCATGTCATCTTTTGCCATTGCAAGCTTGGCAATCGGCACCTCGCTCCTCGGAGCCTCCGCAGCCCAGGCCGCGGACATCAACATTCCAGATCCTGTCCTCCTTGAGGCAATCAACAAGGCAATCGACCCGACTCGTGCGGCTAATACCCCTGTCACTCAGGATGAGGCCGATGGTGTGAACGATTTACAACTTGCTCAAAACGTGATGATCTCGGACCTCACCGGCTTGGAAGCGTTTGGAAACCTGACTCAGGTAGGGCTTAATGGTACTTTCAGTGATCTGGCGCCACTGAGCGGCCAGGAAAACTTGGTTTCTCTATTTGCTACTAGCCCTAATGTCGAGGCGTTTCCCGCCCGCGACTTTCCATCTTTGGTCAACGTACTCTTGCAAGACACAAAGATATCTGATCTGCAAAATGTTGCGGACTCATCCGTTGATTCCATGCTCGCTTTGGTGTTTCCAAATGCCCCAGTTGCATCGTTACAGCCGTTGAGCGGCAAGGAATTGATTAGCATTCTACAGTTTGGCGGATGGACGACGGGAAGCGGCGGATGGACGACGGGAGACCCTAACGACTACACAATGGTGACGCAGGGTATAGAACGTTCTCCTATTAGCGACCTAAGTCCGTTAGAGACGCAGAAGAATGCGCTGTTGGTGTTTACCAATAGCAGTATTAGCGACCTAAGTCCGCTGGCTGCGAATGATACGTTAGGGGTCATTCTAGGGGACATGAACTTCATTAGTGATCTCTCAGTTCTCCCGGATAATGTGCAGTATTGGAACTTTGCTGATCAAGAGGTTGATCTAGGGTCAGCTGCAGTTGGTGCCTCTATTGCCAACCCGCTGCGTGACATCGAGGGTGGAGTTGTTACAATCAACCCCGCAAATGCTCCTGAAGGCTTTGTGGATAACGGTGACGGTACCTGGTCCTTCACCAACGTTGGTGAAAAGGTCATTCCGTTCCACTGGCAGGGGGAAGAAGGAGAGGTCACTGATTTGAACTACGATTTCGACAGTGTCTTCTCCGGTACGGTCACCGTTAACGTGACCGAGGGTGCCATTACTGCTGGAGATGTTGCCATTGATGGTGTTGCTGGTATTGGCCAGGAACTGACCGCGCAGACTTCCGGTTGGGAACCTGCAGATGTTGAGCTTGGTTACCAGTGGTTTGTTGATGGTGAGCCTGTGGCAGGTGCGACTGATTCCACCTTTGTTCCATCCGGTGAGCACGCTGGTAAGGACGTAACCGTTGAGGTTACGGCTACTAAGCCTGGTTACACACCTGAGAGCGTTGAGTCTGACCCGGTAACCGTTGCTGTTCCATCCGTAGTGGTTGGTCCAGATACGGTTAAGCCCGGTGAGAACGTGATCGTTGAGGGTGAAGGATTTGCCCCCGGCGAAGAGGTTGAGATTACGGTAACCCCTGGTGGACCAACCGTGACCGTTGAAGCCGATGAAGACGGTAATATCACCGCAACTGTTCCTGTTCCTGAAGATGCAGCAGACGGTGACTACACCGTAGGTGCTGAGGGTAAGGACAGTGGAGTAACCGCTGAGGATGACTTCACCGTTGCCGGCGAATCTGTCACCGCGGGTGTCATCACTGCTGGCAAGGTCTCCATTGAGGGCGTTGCTGGTATTGGTAAGGAACTGACCGCGCAGACTTCCGGTTGGGAACCTGCAGATGTTGAACTTGGTTACCAGTGGTTTGTTGATGGTGAGCCTGTTGCCGGTGCTACCGGTGAGACGTTCGTTCCATCCGGTGAGCACGCTGGTAAGAACGTGACCGTTGTGGTTACCGCCACCAAGCCCGGTTACGGATCGCAGACTGCTACCTCCGACCCGGTCAAGGTTGCTACGCCTGCCATCACGGTTGCTCCATCTCCAGCCAAGCCTGGCGATGACCTCACCATCAAGGGCGAGAACTTTGCACCCGGTGAAGAGGTCACCGTAACCGTTGGCCCAGACGGTGCGACTGTAACCGTTAAGGCAGACGAGAACGGCTCCTTTACCGCAACGGTCAAGGTTCCTAACGATGCCAAGGCAGGGGACTACACGGTAACCGCCAAGGGTGCCAAGAGTGGTTTTGTTGCTGAGAGCGATTTCAGTGTTGCAGCTCTGGTCGTAGACAAGACTGACGACGAGCAGACTGTAACCGATGGCAAGAAGCCCGCAGACGACTCAACCAACCTGGCACAGACCGGACTGGCTGAAACTGCGCCAATCTACTTGATCGCAGCTGTTCTACTGGCACTGCTTGGAGCTGGACTGTTGACCGCACGTACGGTTGCACGTCAACGGAACTAACTCGAACCAAATAAGCAGTCTGCCTTGGGGGAGGCACCTCGAAGTGAATAAGCCCCTTGATCCGGGTACCACCACTAACTGGTGCAGGATCAAGCATTACACCTATGGAACCCCCTAGATTGCCGCAGGTGTAACAATAAAGAACCGGTTTGCTTGAGCACGTTATGTGCCCGGGCAAACCGGTTCTCTTGTCCCCAGAACATCAGCAGCGGTGATCTGACTCAGTGGCAGCGACCCAGCGCTAAAGGGGCTGCTTGGTTTAGTGGAATCAATATCGAGCGGTGTGTACGTGGGGAACGAATCATGACTAGCGGTCTGTCTGCAAGATGCTGAGTACCTTGTGGAACTGGGTCACCAAGAAGCCAAGTTCCTCGGGCGTCATGTTGAGCGGTGGGGCAAGACGTAACGTCGCTCCGTGGGTCTCCTTGGCAAGTACTCCGTGGCGGGCCAACAGCTCGCAGACCTCACGCCCGGTGCCCAGACTTGGGTCAACATCCACTCCGGCCCACAGACCAACCGTGCGTACCGCAGTGACACCGTGCCCTATTAGGGCGGACAAGTCTTGGCTGAGACGGACGCCGAGCTCACGTGCATTCGCCAGTATCTCTCCCTGTTCCAGAAGATCGAGAACGGCGAGCCCAATGGCGGCGGCTAGCGGATTACCGCCAAAGGTCGAGCCGTGTTCACCAGGGCGCAACACCTCCATGACCTCGCGGCGCCCTACGACGGCGCTCAGCGGCATGATCCCGCCGCCCAGGGCCTTACCCAGCAGCATCAGGTCCGGGGTGACACCCAACCGGGCGCACTCGGTAATTGCTCCGGTACGCCCCAACCCAGACTGAATCTCATCAACGATGAGTAGTACCCCGTGTTCCTCGGTGATCTGACGGACCTCGCCTAAGTATCCGTCCGGAGGAACGATCACCCCGGCCTCACCCTGGACCGGTTCAAGCAGGACAGCAACGGTGTTTTGATTTATGGCTTGGTTAATAGCGTTGGCATCCACATAATCCACAACGGTGAAACCCGGCGTATACGGTCCAAAGTCAGCGCGTGCCTGCGGATCATCTGAGAAGCTAACGATCGAAATTGTGCGGCCATGAAAATTATTGCCAGCCACCACAATATTGGCTTGGTCCGCAGGGACCCCACGGACCCGGTAACCCCACGCCCGCACAATCTTGAGGGCAGACTCAACCGCCTCCGCCCCCGTATTCATGGGCAGCACCATATCGAGCCCAACAAGCGCCGCCAACCGGGCCGCAAACGGCCCCAAAAGGTTGTGGTGAAAGGCGCGGCTAGTCAGGGTCAACCGGCCCAACTGATCGGTTGCGGCAGCAATCAGTGCGGGGGGCCGGTGCCCAAAGTTCAACGCCGAGTAAGCGGCTAGGCAATCCAGATACCGGTTGCCGTCAATATCTGTCACCCACGAGCCTTGACCCTGGGCGAGCACAACTCCAAGCGGTGCATAGTTATGTGCCAAAACCTGGTCCTCAAGGTCTATAGCAGCAACTGACTTAGGGCTTTGTACGGTCATGACCTCAACTCCAACGTGCAGCATTTGATCGAACCGCCACCACGGCGAAGTTCGCTTAACTCAACCAAGACCGGCTCAAACCCTGCCGCTCGTAGTAGCAGGTGAAAATCAGTGGCCCCGGGCGAGGTAACTACGTGCAGCCCATCGCTAAAAGCATTGAGCCCAAACTCGTGGGCGCTCGCAGCACTGACCTTGAGCGCCTGAGGGAAATGAGTTTTCAAAAGGTTCAAGGACGCTTGGTCAAAGGCACTTGGCAGGTACGCAATCTGTGGTCCGGATGCACCCGGAGTGGGATCCAAGACGGTCAGGGCCGTGTCTAGGTGGTAAAACAATGGGTCAATCAAACGCAGGGGCAGGACCGGGCGGTCAAATACATCTGCCAGCTCCGCGTGACTTTGGGGATCGCTGCGGAACCCGTATCCGGCCAATAGGCGGCCGCCAACCAGCAAGATGTCGCCCTCACCCTCAGAGTTGAAGGATGGCGCAACGGGTCGTAGCCCGTTATTGGCAAACCACGCCAAAAATAGGTCTTGCTCCGCCTCACGCTGCGGGTAGGCAAACCTGGCTCCATACGCAATGCCGCCGGCCACAAACCCGCCATTGGCCGTGTACACCATGTCCGGTAGACCCGGGGCGGGATCAATGAGCCGAACGGTGAACCCAAGGTCAAGGTAGGTTCGCCGCAGCGCCTCCCATTGCTTGACCGCGAGAGCGGTATCCGGCGGTTGTGCGGGGTCCATCCACGGGTTGATTGCGTAGCTGACGGTGAAGAACTCGGGGCGGCACATCAAAACGGTGCGTGGCTGGGCCGAGCGTATTGGCGTTGGATTCATGAGCCCTCAACCGTCCTTGGGTGGTCCTTTAACGCTAACCCCACCTCGCACCATTGACCATAGGTAGCCAAAACAGGGGCTAACGTTCAACGGCGGTTTGCGGTGAGTTCACGTATTTTATGGGCTTGTCGGGGTAGGTTTTTGCTATGGCAAAGCGCTATCTCCACTTAGACCTGCCCCACCCCAACACGGCCGAGCTCATCCGGCACGCGTTCGAACTCCTGCGCCAAGAGATGCAGATCCCGGCACAGTTCCCTCCGCAGGTCATGGGGGAGGTGGCACAGGTTCTGGGACGTGAAGATACTTGGCCAGACCACAACCAGCAGTATCTGGACCTTGAGTTCATCACGATCGACCCGCAGGACTCCATGGACTTGGACCAGGCCGTCCACATAGCCCAGACTCCCACGGGGTACACGGTTCACTATGCGATTGCGGATGTTGCCGCGTTTGTCTCCCCGGGTGGTGCGATCGACGCCGAGGCAAATGCACGTGTAACT
It encodes the following:
- the rocD gene encoding ornithine--oxo-acid transaminase, with translation MTVQSPKSVAAIDLEDQVLAHNYAPLGVVLAQGQGSWVTDIDGNRYLDCLAAYSALNFGHRPPALIAAATDQLGRLTLTSRAFHHNLLGPFAARLAALVGLDMVLPMNTGAEAVESALKIVRAWGYRVRGVPADQANIVVAGNNFHGRTISIVSFSDDPQARADFGPYTPGFTVVDYVDANAINQAINQNTVAVLLEPVQGEAGVIVPPDGYLGEVRQITEEHGVLLIVDEIQSGLGRTGAITECARLGVTPDLMLLGKALGGGIMPLSAVVGRREVMEVLRPGEHGSTFGGNPLAAAIGLAVLDLLEQGEILANARELGVRLSQDLSALIGHGVTAVRTVGLWAGVDVDPSLGTGREVCELLARHGVLAKETHGATLRLAPPLNMTPEELGFLVTQFHKVLSILQTDR
- the ddaH gene encoding dimethylargininase yields the protein MNPTPIRSAQPRTVLMCRPEFFTVSYAINPWMDPAQPPDTALAVKQWEALRRTYLDLGFTVRLIDPAPGLPDMVYTANGGFVAGGIAYGARFAYPQREAEQDLFLAWFANNGLRPVAPSFNSEGEGDILLVGGRLLAGYGFRSDPQSHAELADVFDRPVLPLRLIDPLFYHLDTALTVLDPTPGASGPQIAYLPSAFDQASLNLLKTHFPQALKVSAASAHEFGLNAFSDGLHVVTSPGATDFHLLLRAAGFEPVLVELSELRRGGGSIKCCTLELRS
- a CDS encoding sigma-70 family RNA polymerase sigma factor; this translates as MSDVLREQTSLQQQWKQDIAQEVAEHMAWLMGAARNIASQSIEAEDLLSDAITKLFALAEPKPPQISNVRSYLTTIMRNAAIDWSRSPRSRVEAQETEYFVELAHDDEFEQAQLRSADLHKEFAVVRQAFAELQEEDRDLLEQVLIQGRKASDAGKDRGLTAAAASVRVFRAKVALKRQVLVQFLCRGDRECAENATKITGEVQEELAEQGDKGRGMRHVHSCELCKKNWKRFAYLSRALGITSALTVTLHAPNFLAAPASAAPASAAGTPDSDSNGSAPQASSNALGAGAGPSGSAGAATGGGQLAGGLAAAQGAARLTKFLQSKASLVIGVAALVLAGIAVILHNVLGGGSGLTQTQQQRVLSPSEQVNAVMEAQVSAAGGVADLEVTFNISDASWWTLEHLTLVLPQGAQVLSVPQDLECAWAGQVGTCVTETPNWSVSHFTFEVPADWADGSQSAETQQFAVDIKVATERNIEVVGQMKRSL
- a CDS encoding lipase family protein gives rise to the protein MPQTPTAVRFWFALASAPVLGALGTYLAFHPFLHQGWFIALAGAGLVLVSLLTTAKVVVQQPSYLLATISVFLGSYGLALWMFPTQASIWAAIFMLASLVFNGISRIVPVVRAKFDQPLPGKLGRAGGLFLGFTSLLFAVLVYVWPLLFVGLVELIFGLWFLVQAVRSLIFARRCYRAQKLSLAAELRPVAGHNSGSGAVLWGSFGILSGAALVLVTGILLSGDTKTEPDDFYQVSGSLPATAGQLIKYEPLADRAGGSGLAEGLTGWRILYTTTSDRGEITVASGTVVVNPEEAVQGQPILAIAHGTTGIVPACAPSLAPKPLDGGATAATEQMADLGWAAVTSDYVGLGTPGPHPYLVGPPAAYNVLDAALAAQQLPGLDLSDDTVLWGHSQGGHGALWSAGLASRYAPSLNVLGVAALAPATDLFELAINVKDSAPGKIVSAYIAGAWQEVYPELGVEDYLRRDYQHTIDQVAQNCFSGLDSLASITRTSQMSGAVFADDAFDPAGPVAAKLRENSVSPQTSGPIDVPVLIAQGEADSLVLASMQDGWVTKMCAAEQGLEYRTYPGLDHMPLVDSDSPLTPQLVQWTQDRLAGKPARSTC